The Methanobacterium sp. Maddingley MBC34 genome contains the following window.
CTGGAGCATTACTGATGGAAGTTCCAATTCCATAGGCATCTACCAGGGGGTTCAACTTAGAAATTTCTTCTTCTTGAATACCTCCACTGACAAAGAATTTGACGTGTTGGAATCCTCTTAAATCAAGTTCCCATCGTGTTTCCTGGAGAATATGGTAAAAATCACCACGTCGCGAGGAGGGGGTGTCGAAACGAACTGCGAATAATTTTTCTCCCAGGGCTTCTGCCACACGTAGGCATTCGAATTTTTCATCATGGAAAGTGTCAATAAGTGCCACTCGATTAACATCAGGGTCTATCACTTCATCAAAGGCTTTCACTGAGTCTACAGTAGAGCCTATGCAGATTATAATGGCATGGGGAATGGTTCCCAGGGGGTCTTCTCCAATAACCTCCCCACTTTTAATGACAGAAACCCCATCACATCCTCCTATAAATGCGCTTCTTTCGATCATGGGTGCTATTGCAGGGTGCATTCTCCTGGCACCGAAACTCATCACCAGACGGTCACCTGCCAGTTTCTTGTAACGGGCAGATTTGGTGGCAATACCAGTAGCCTGGCACATCAGACCCAGAATGGCAGTTTCATAAACACAAAAGTCCTGATAATATCCCTCTATTTCCAGAACTGGTTGGTGTGGATAAAAAAGGGTTCCTTCCTTCATGGCCCGTACCTTAACTGGTAAATCTTTCAGAAGATGGGCAACTTCATCTAAACCAGCCAACACCGCCCAGGACCATTCATCTGGCAGGGACTTGGCCACAAATTCTGCTTTTACCCAAGGATTAATCCCTTTCTTTTCCAGTATTTCAAGGGTCCGTTGGAAGTACACATCAGTGACTTTACCCTCTTTGATCTCCTTTTCTCCAGCAATATG
Protein-coding sequences here:
- a CDS encoding nicotinic acid phosphoribosyltransferase (PFAM: Quinolinate phosphoribosyl transferase, C-terminal domain; Quinolinate phosphoribosyl transferase, N-terminal domain~TIGRFAM: putative nicotinate phosphoribosyltransferase) codes for the protein MFHIAGEKEIKEGKVTDVYFQRTLEILEKKGINPWVKAEFVAKSLPDEWSWAVLAGLDEVAHLLKDLPVKVRAMKEGTLFYPHQPVLEIEGYYQDFCVYETAILGLMCQATGIATKSARYKKLAGDRLVMSFGARRMHPAIAPMIERSAFIGGCDGVSVIKSGEVIGEDPLGTIPHAIIICIGSTVDSVKAFDEVIDPDVNRVALIDTFHDEKFECLRVAEALGEKLFAVRFDTPSSRRGDFYHILQETRWELDLRGFQHVKFFVSGGIQEEEISKLNPLVDAYGIGTSISNAPVVDFSMDIVEVDGEPLAKRGKCSGQKNVLRCPECHEDLLLPVEKVVESCYCGGKYETLLSPLVENGNLLYDLPEPGEIREYVLEQVKYLPDL